A single Elaeis guineensis isolate ETL-2024a chromosome 15, EG11, whole genome shotgun sequence DNA region contains:
- the LOC105035299 gene encoding fasciclin-like arabinogalactan protein 14 has protein sequence MASNTQTLLLLPFLLFSVEAFNITHILESYSSYSTFNNYLTQTKLAEEINHRQTITILVVDNSKMSAVFSKPIEILKNIMAIHIILDYYDTNKLSHIPHKSALLTTLFQTSGIANNKLGFLNVTNMPNDDVVFGSATPEAPLSSTFTKMVVTKPYNISILEISDLILPPGIESAKQASPPATQEKAKPTNSTAHAPATIEESPADTPADAPNIVDSPMDSPQADAPDALDAPTTHSSASQTLVNGILGLVVGVIYLGAF, from the coding sequence ATGGCCTCCAATACCCAGACCCTCCTTCTCTTGCCCTTCCTCCTATTCTCTGTTGAGGCTTTTAACATCACACATATTCTCGAGTCATACTCTAGTTATTCCACCTTCAACAACTATCTCACCCAAACCAAGCTTGCTGAAGAGATCAACCATCGCCAAACAATCACGATTCTTGTTGTTGACAACTCCAAAATGTCAGCAGTCTTCTCAAAACCTATCGAGATTCTTAAGAATATTATGGCCATCCATATCATCCTTGACTATTATGACACAAATAAACTTAGCCACATTCCCCATAAAAGTGCCCTCCTTACCACCCTCTTCCAGACTAGTGGCATCGCCAATAATAAACTAGGATTCTTGAATGTCACCAACATGCCTAACGACGATGTGGTTTTTGGGTCAGCTACTCCAGAGGCTCCCCTTAGTTCCACCTTTACTAAGATGGTTGTAACAAAACCTTATAATATCTCAATTCTTGAAATTTCCGATCTTATCCTCCCACCTGGTATTGAGAGTGCAAAGCAAGCTTCGCCTCCTGCTACGCAAGAGAAGGCTAAACCAACAAACTCAACAGCACATGCACCAGCCACCATTGAGGAGTCACCAGCCGACACTCCTGCGGATGCTCCAAATATAGTTGATAGCCCTATGGATTCTCCACAGGCAGATGCTCCAGATGCACTTGATGCACCAACAACCCATTCTTCAGCCAGCCAAACACTGGTCAATGGAATCCTTGGGCTTGTTGTTGGTGTTATCTACTTGGGAGCTTTCTAA